The Cystobacter ferrugineus genome includes a window with the following:
- a CDS encoding helix-turn-helix transcriptional regulator produces MALPRGLASTIGTAARAARVRANLTQEDVAERVGLATEVYGRLERGGMLPSVPTLKKLCEILRIPSDVLLGLTPAQENFWTKEAPARPTEEPAEIRRLVRTVKKLEPAEFRLLSLIATGLLRLRLMRQGRPAPGPPRPS; encoded by the coding sequence ATGGCACTCCCACGAGGACTGGCATCGACCATCGGGACCGCGGCCCGGGCGGCTCGGGTCCGCGCCAATCTCACCCAGGAAGACGTCGCCGAGCGGGTGGGACTCGCCACCGAGGTCTACGGACGGCTGGAGCGCGGCGGGATGCTGCCGAGCGTGCCCACCTTGAAGAAGTTGTGTGAGATCCTCCGCATCCCCTCGGACGTGCTGCTGGGGCTGACGCCGGCGCAGGAGAACTTCTGGACGAAGGAGGCCCCCGCCCGGCCCACCGAGGAGCCCGCGGAGATCCGCCGCCTGGTGCGCACGGTGAAGAAGCTGGAGCCCGCCGAGTTCCGCCTGCTCAGCCTGATCGCCACCGGCCTGTTGCGTCTGCGGCTCATGCGCCAGGGCCGCCCCGCCCCCGGTCCCCCCCGCCCGTCTTGA